The Pseudofrankia inefficax genome window below encodes:
- a CDS encoding vWA domain-containing protein, translating to MSIPSVSSGPAASAGPAGSAEPELDPAASENRRQVLYWRLLARIFAPDEQPSLEAASLAIVEDLDLPAALLDPTVSIDNVVQRFPALAPEIDGLLAAPAADLPAGSVGAAEVRTAAVMAKLLLNTFATGSGGVTAGQLADWQADAGWLRRTLGPDVGDGPGGPGAVLGEIEADLVSRMHLREVLANPTLARRLTPSMSLIEQLLRDKDNLSGVALANAKALIRRFVDEVAEVLRTQVEQTSAGTLDRSVPPKRVFRNLDLDRTIWKNLPNWSPEDQRLYVDRLYYRQTARRTTPAKMIVVVDQSGSMVDSMVNCTILASIFAGLPRVDVHLIAYDTRALDLTPWVNDPFEVLLRTKLGGGNDGPVAMEMARPKISDPRNTVMVWISDFYEFDRSQPLFEAIESLHRGGVRFIPVGSVNSSGRGSVNPWFRERFKDLGTPVISGHIRKLVAELKNFVA from the coding sequence ATGAGCATCCCCTCCGTCTCCAGTGGGCCAGCCGCCTCGGCGGGGCCAGCCGGGTCAGCCGAGCCAGAGCTCGATCCGGCCGCGTCCGAGAACCGTCGGCAGGTGCTCTACTGGCGGCTGCTGGCGCGGATCTTCGCGCCGGACGAGCAGCCCTCGCTGGAGGCGGCGAGCCTCGCGATCGTCGAGGATCTCGACCTGCCGGCGGCGCTGCTGGACCCGACCGTGTCGATCGACAACGTCGTGCAGCGGTTCCCGGCGTTGGCCCCCGAGATCGACGGCCTGCTCGCCGCGCCGGCGGCCGACCTCCCCGCGGGGTCGGTCGGCGCGGCGGAGGTCCGAACCGCCGCGGTGATGGCGAAGCTACTGCTGAACACCTTCGCGACCGGTTCGGGAGGTGTCACGGCCGGGCAGCTCGCCGACTGGCAGGCTGACGCCGGCTGGCTGCGGCGGACGCTCGGGCCCGACGTCGGCGACGGGCCCGGTGGCCCGGGCGCTGTGCTCGGCGAGATCGAGGCCGACCTGGTGAGCCGGATGCACCTGCGGGAGGTGCTGGCGAATCCGACGCTGGCCCGCCGGTTGACCCCGAGCATGTCGCTGATCGAGCAGTTGCTGCGCGACAAGGACAACCTCTCGGGTGTTGCGCTGGCGAACGCGAAGGCCCTGATCCGCCGGTTCGTCGACGAGGTCGCCGAGGTGCTGCGTACCCAGGTCGAGCAGACCAGCGCGGGCACGCTCGACCGGTCGGTGCCGCCCAAGCGGGTGTTCCGCAACCTCGACCTCGACCGGACGATCTGGAAGAACCTCCCGAACTGGAGCCCCGAGGACCAGCGCCTCTACGTCGACCGCCTCTACTACCGGCAGACCGCCCGGCGCACCACGCCGGCCAAGATGATCGTCGTCGTCGACCAGTCCGGCTCGATGGTCGACTCGATGGTGAACTGCACGATCCTGGCTTCGATCTTCGCCGGCCTGCCCAGGGTGGACGTCCATCTGATCGCGTACGACACCCGCGCGCTCGACCTCACACCCTGGGTGAACGACCCGTTCGAGGTGCTGCTGCGGACGAAGCTCGGCGGTGGCAACGACGGACCCGTCGCCATGGAGATGGCTCGTCCCAAGATCAGCGATCCACGTAACACCGTGATGGTGTGGATCTCGGACTTCTACGAGTTCGACCGGTCCCAGCCGCTGTTCGAGGCGATCGAGTCGCTGCATCGCGGCGGCGTCCGGTTCATCCCGGTCGGCTCGGTGAACAGCTCCGGCCGCGGCAGCGTCAACCCATGGTTCCGGGAGCGGTTCAAGGACCTGGGCACGCCGGTGATCTCGGGCCATATTCGCAAGCTCGTCGCCGAGCTCAAGAACTTCGTCGCCTGA
- the pstB gene encoding phosphate ABC transporter ATP-binding protein PstB, producing MATRIDIQGIDIFYGKFKAVSKVELAIEPKNVTAFIGPSGCGKSTVLRTLNRMHEVIPGARVEGKVLLDGEDLYGPGVDPVNVRRRVGMVFQRPNPFPTMSIYENVIAGLKLNGVRKKSLLDERVEESLRGANLWEEVKDRLGRPGAGLSGGQQQRLCIARAIAVEPEVLLMDEPCSALDPISTLAIEDLIQKLKNSYTIVIVTHNMQQASRVSDATAFFSLEATGQPGKLIEYDKTTKIFSNPAEKRTEDYISGRFG from the coding sequence ATGGCCACCCGAATCGATATCCAGGGCATCGACATCTTCTACGGCAAGTTCAAGGCCGTGTCGAAGGTGGAACTCGCCATCGAGCCGAAGAACGTCACCGCGTTCATCGGCCCGTCCGGCTGCGGCAAGTCGACCGTGCTGCGCACCCTCAACCGGATGCACGAGGTCATTCCGGGCGCTCGCGTCGAAGGCAAGGTCCTGCTCGACGGCGAGGACCTGTACGGCCCCGGGGTCGACCCGGTCAACGTGCGTCGCCGGGTCGGCATGGTCTTCCAGCGGCCGAACCCGTTCCCGACCATGTCGATCTACGAGAACGTCATCGCCGGGCTGAAGCTCAACGGCGTGCGCAAGAAGTCGCTGCTCGACGAGCGGGTCGAGGAGTCGCTGCGCGGCGCGAACCTCTGGGAAGAGGTCAAGGACCGCCTCGGCCGGCCGGGCGCCGGTCTTTCCGGCGGCCAGCAGCAGCGGCTCTGCATCGCCCGCGCCATCGCGGTCGAGCCCGAGGTGCTGCTCATGGACGAGCCGTGCTCCGCGCTCGACCCGATCTCGACGCTCGCGATCGAGGACCTCATCCAGAAGCTGAAGAACAGCTACACCATCGTGATCGTCACCCACAACATGCAGCAGGCCTCCCGGGTGAGCGACGCGACGGCGTTCTTCTCGCTGGAGGCGACCGGCCAGCCCGGCAAGCTGATCGAATACGACAAGACCACCAAGATCTTCAGCAACCCGGCGGAGAAGCGGACCGAGGACTACATCTCCGGACGGTTCGGCTGA
- the pstA gene encoding phosphate ABC transporter permease PstA, protein MTTATAEAPAGAPSDDHLHLKGNQLPAYALPAVAAGAVAVALVLYFATSIQGKIQTGLIAILLYGIGQTIASSLVEGGRRAVDRFVRTIIFGTLLLALIPLVAVLVQVLVKGASRLDGDFLTHSMAGISARDAGGGAYAALIGTLEQIGLASLISIPFGVLVAVYLVEYGRRNRLSRTISFFVDVLTGLPSIVAGLFIFAFWILLLHQHQTGFAGSLALVILMIPTVVRSTEEMLKLVPNELREASFALGIERWRTIMKVVIPTALPGIVTGVMLAISRVAGETAPLLLTIFGNDYINSNPFVGHQSSLPIFIFTEATKPQASAIARAWAGALTLIILIMLLNLIARLVSRRAKV, encoded by the coding sequence GTGACCACTGCGACCGCCGAGGCGCCGGCCGGCGCCCCGTCCGACGACCACCTGCATCTCAAGGGCAACCAGCTTCCGGCGTACGCGCTGCCGGCCGTCGCCGCCGGCGCGGTCGCCGTCGCCCTGGTGCTGTACTTCGCCACGTCGATCCAGGGCAAGATCCAGACTGGGCTGATCGCGATCCTGCTCTACGGGATCGGCCAGACGATCGCCTCCAGCCTGGTGGAGGGCGGTCGTCGCGCCGTCGACCGGTTCGTGCGGACCATCATCTTCGGCACGCTGCTGCTCGCGCTCATCCCGCTGGTCGCCGTCCTGGTCCAGGTGCTCGTCAAGGGCGCCAGCCGGCTGGACGGCGACTTCCTCACTCACTCGATGGCCGGGATCAGCGCCCGTGACGCGGGCGGTGGCGCCTACGCCGCGCTGATCGGGACGCTGGAGCAGATCGGCCTCGCCAGCCTGATCTCGATCCCGTTCGGGGTGCTCGTCGCGGTCTACCTGGTCGAGTACGGCCGGCGGAACCGGTTGAGCCGGACGATCAGCTTCTTCGTCGACGTGCTGACCGGCCTGCCGTCGATCGTCGCCGGCCTGTTCATCTTCGCGTTCTGGATTCTGCTGCTGCACCAGCACCAGACGGGATTCGCGGGCTCGCTCGCCCTGGTCATCCTGATGATCCCGACGGTGGTCCGCTCGACCGAGGAAATGCTCAAGCTCGTCCCGAACGAGCTGCGCGAGGCGAGCTTCGCCCTCGGCATCGAGCGGTGGCGGACGATCATGAAGGTCGTCATTCCGACCGCCCTGCCCGGGATTGTGACCGGCGTCATGCTGGCCATCTCCCGAGTGGCCGGCGAGACGGCGCCGCTGCTCCTTACGATCTTCGGCAACGACTACATCAACTCCAACCCGTTCGTGGGTCACCAGTCGTCGCTGCCGATCTTCATCTTCACCGAGGCCACCAAGCCGCAGGCGTCCGCGATCGCCCGTGCCTGGGCCGGCGCGCTCACGCTGATCATCCTGATCATGCTGCTCAACCTCATCGCCCGGCTCGTGTCGCGCCGGGCCAAGGTCTGA
- a CDS encoding response regulator transcription factor, with amino-acid sequence MSLPVEAGAPVVPAAAAPTAAAAVVLVADAEVDDTLVAAFAARGAEVRVVGDGALALLEAGRLAPSVVLVGANLPVVDGIGVVRALRAMRGRGEVTILLGLGPDDLAQAADGLEAGASACVAKPYLVAEVLALAGLPADGLATTPGASALGGPRLAARPGGSGTEADPEVLRVGAVSLDIGAHQVRVDGVPVAVPPREFRLLRVLLERAGRVVPRESLLELVWGTSQMDSNTLAVHVRRLRRRLGDTAETPWSIESVRGVGYRYRIPTS; translated from the coding sequence ATGTCCCTTCCCGTCGAGGCGGGAGCTCCCGTTGTGCCGGCCGCCGCGGCTCCGACCGCGGCGGCGGCCGTGGTGCTCGTCGCCGACGCGGAGGTGGACGACACCCTCGTCGCCGCCTTCGCCGCCCGCGGCGCCGAGGTCAGGGTCGTCGGCGACGGCGCTCTCGCGCTGCTGGAGGCCGGCCGGCTGGCTCCGTCCGTCGTGCTCGTCGGGGCGAACCTGCCGGTGGTCGACGGCATCGGCGTCGTCCGCGCGCTGCGGGCGATGCGTGGCCGGGGCGAGGTGACCATCCTGCTCGGCCTCGGGCCGGATGACCTCGCCCAGGCCGCCGACGGCCTGGAGGCCGGCGCCAGCGCCTGTGTCGCCAAGCCCTACCTCGTCGCCGAGGTGCTCGCGCTCGCCGGCCTGCCGGCCGATGGCCTCGCGACGACTCCGGGTGCCTCGGCGCTTGGCGGGCCTCGCCTGGCCGCCCGGCCCGGCGGCTCGGGCACGGAGGCCGATCCGGAGGTGCTTCGGGTCGGCGCGGTGTCCCTTGACATCGGCGCGCACCAGGTCCGGGTCGACGGGGTGCCGGTCGCTGTGCCGCCGCGGGAGTTCCGGCTGCTGCGCGTGCTGCTGGAGCGGGCCGGCCGGGTCGTGCCCCGGGAGAGCCTGCTGGAGCTGGTCTGGGGCACCTCCCAGATGGACTCCAACACCCTCGCCGTGCACGTCCGCCGGCTGCGCCGCCGGCTCGGCGACACCGCCGAGACGCCCTGGTCCATCGAGAGCGTCCGCGGCGTCGGCTACCGCTACCGCATTCCGACGTCCTGA
- a CDS encoding PstC family ABC transporter permease, with amino-acid sequence MTTEPAIEPGGPAGPGGTEGIEPPPPITPEGGKAKVSLADSLFKNLTRACGVVLLLLIAAIAVFLVVKATGALGANKGNFFTTKTWNPNDIPPVFGIAALLSGTVITAAIAMLLAVPVGVGIALCITNYAPRRVADPIAYVVDLLAAVPSVVYGLWGLVVLVPHMVGVESWMNQYLLWFPWPELAGALIGFVVQRLVGRGTVGSFVTSGGVLGLLVGIVAGIAKAPDSIGIFNTHGAGTVGRGIFVASVVLAVMILPTIAAISREVFRQVPTAHKEAALALGATRWEMIRTAVLPYGQPGVISGAMLGLGRAMGETIAVALVLPASFNIPWRVLTPAGNTIAANIANAYGEANDNGRGALIASGLVLFIVTMIVNMAARAVIARRAEFSGSAT; translated from the coding sequence ATGACGACAGAGCCGGCCATCGAGCCGGGCGGTCCTGCTGGGCCGGGGGGGACTGAAGGCATCGAGCCACCTCCTCCCATCACACCCGAGGGCGGCAAGGCGAAGGTCAGCCTCGCCGACTCGCTGTTCAAGAACCTGACCCGGGCCTGCGGCGTGGTGCTGCTGCTTCTCATCGCAGCCATCGCCGTTTTTCTCGTTGTGAAGGCCACGGGCGCGCTGGGCGCGAACAAGGGCAACTTCTTCACCACGAAGACCTGGAACCCGAACGACATCCCGCCGGTCTTCGGCATCGCCGCGCTGCTGTCCGGAACGGTCATCACCGCGGCCATCGCGATGCTCCTCGCCGTGCCGGTGGGGGTCGGCATCGCGCTCTGCATCACGAACTACGCGCCACGCCGGGTCGCAGACCCAATCGCCTACGTCGTGGACCTGCTCGCCGCGGTGCCCAGCGTCGTCTACGGCCTGTGGGGCCTGGTCGTCCTCGTGCCGCACATGGTCGGCGTCGAGTCCTGGATGAACCAGTACCTGCTCTGGTTCCCCTGGCCAGAGCTCGCCGGCGCGCTCATCGGCTTCGTCGTCCAGCGTCTCGTGGGCCGGGGGACCGTCGGCTCGTTCGTCACGTCGGGTGGCGTCCTCGGGCTCCTTGTCGGCATCGTCGCCGGCATCGCCAAGGCGCCGGACAGCATCGGCATCTTCAACACGCACGGCGCGGGCACCGTCGGCCGAGGCATCTTCGTCGCCAGCGTGGTGCTGGCCGTGATGATCCTCCCCACGATCGCCGCCATCTCTCGTGAGGTGTTCCGGCAGGTGCCGACGGCTCACAAGGAGGCGGCGCTCGCCCTTGGCGCCACCCGCTGGGAGATGATCCGTACCGCGGTCCTGCCCTACGGCCAGCCCGGCGTCATCAGCGGTGCCATGCTCGGCCTCGGCCGCGCGATGGGCGAGACGATCGCGGTCGCCCTGGTGCTGCCCGCCTCGTTCAACATCCCTTGGCGCGTCCTGACGCCGGCCGGAAACACGATCGCCGCGAACATCGCGAACGCCTACGGCGAGGCGAACGACAACGGTCGCGGCGCCCTGATCGCCTCCGGTCTGGTGCTGTTCATCGTCACCATGATCGTCAACATGGCGGCTCGCGCGGTCATCGCCCGGCGCGCCGAGTTCTCCGGGAGCGCCACGTGA
- the pstS gene encoding phosphate ABC transporter substrate-binding protein PstS, whose protein sequence is MKVGKRQSAAAGIAVAALLGVAACGSDNNSGGGGSTPSAAGTSAATISCATGSISGSGSSAQKNAMDQWVKDYTAKCSGAQIQYASVGSGAGRTAFIAKQVDFAGSDSALAEPQATDANKVCTGGAAIDIPTVAGPITLIYNLSGVSTLKLSPSLVAKIFSGAITKWDDPAIKAENSGASLPSTPIQTIHRSDSSGTTDNFSKFLHGAAPADYPTDHSSDWKAPGGQGAKGSDGITSVVKSTAGAIGYVEQSYADNAGLPTAEIKNANGEYVKASTDAASKGLSTATVADGNDLKVTFDYTSKVAGAYPIYLISYEIVCTAGQDPAKAGLVKSFLTYATSDAGQSSITDLGYSPLPSSLATKVRGVIATLP, encoded by the coding sequence GTGAAGGTAGGCAAGCGTCAGTCCGCCGCCGCCGGCATCGCCGTCGCGGCGCTGCTCGGGGTCGCGGCTTGTGGCTCGGACAACAACAGCGGCGGTGGCGGCTCGACGCCGTCGGCCGCCGGCACGTCGGCCGCGACGATCAGCTGCGCCACCGGGAGCATCAGCGGCTCCGGTTCGTCGGCGCAGAAGAACGCCATGGACCAGTGGGTCAAGGACTACACGGCGAAGTGCAGCGGCGCGCAGATCCAGTACGCGTCGGTCGGCTCCGGCGCGGGCCGCACCGCCTTCATCGCCAAGCAGGTCGACTTCGCCGGCTCCGACTCGGCGCTCGCGGAACCGCAGGCGACCGACGCGAACAAGGTCTGCACCGGCGGCGCGGCCATCGACATCCCGACTGTCGCCGGCCCGATCACCCTCATCTACAACCTGTCCGGCGTCTCGACGCTGAAGCTGTCGCCGTCGCTGGTCGCCAAGATCTTCTCGGGCGCGATCACCAAGTGGGACGACCCGGCGATCAAGGCCGAGAACAGCGGCGCGAGCCTGCCCAGCACCCCGATCCAGACCATCCACCGGTCGGACAGCTCGGGCACCACCGACAACTTCTCCAAGTTCCTGCACGGCGCGGCTCCGGCTGACTACCCGACCGACCACAGCTCGGACTGGAAGGCCCCGGGCGGCCAGGGTGCCAAGGGCAGCGACGGCATCACCTCCGTCGTCAAGTCGACCGCGGGCGCCATCGGCTACGTCGAGCAGTCCTACGCCGACAACGCCGGCCTGCCGACCGCCGAGATCAAGAACGCGAACGGCGAGTACGTCAAGGCCAGCACGGACGCCGCTTCGAAGGGCCTGTCGACCGCCACGGTGGCCGACGGCAACGACCTCAAGGTCACCTTCGACTACACGTCCAAGGTCGCCGGCGCTTACCCGATCTACCTGATCTCCTACGAGATCGTCTGCACCGCGGGTCAGGACCCGGCGAAGGCCGGCCTGGTGAAGTCCTTCCTCACCTACGCCACCTCCGACGCGGGCCAGTCCTCGATCACCGACCTGGGCTACTCCCCGCTGCCCTCGTCGCTGGCCACCAAGGTCCGCGGCGTCATCGCCACCCTCCCGTAA
- a CDS encoding ATP-binding protein, with protein sequence MTAEMLRAPAEVKYAAELDWLESVDGGPRPYSWRLSPRMVRLFVLGSRPADGLDRDVDQKWFGDPSLVERAIVTLASDRGLLLIGDPGTGKSWLAELLAAAISRDSTLVVQGTAGTTEDHIKYSWNVSMVIAKGQSRESMIPSPIMTAMERGVIGRFEELTRSTSDVQDALISILSEKYVSIPELDTDSIAFAKPGFSIIATANSRDRGVNELSSALKRRFNFIRIPVVTNKRSEADIVRFRTAELLRRHEIDLDVPPTLLDILLQSFADLRAASAAATSDDERLESALSTAEQIGVLEDAILHSRFFGDRALTAGTLAGSLVGSLARRSPEDLAILNKYWHGVVEPRSKSDGGLWPDFLEGGRQAIATLS encoded by the coding sequence ATGACCGCCGAGATGCTGCGTGCCCCCGCCGAGGTCAAGTACGCCGCCGAGCTGGACTGGCTGGAGTCCGTCGACGGCGGGCCGAGGCCGTACTCGTGGCGGCTGAGCCCGCGGATGGTCCGGCTGTTCGTGCTCGGCTCGCGTCCGGCTGACGGCCTCGACCGGGACGTCGACCAGAAGTGGTTCGGTGACCCGAGCCTCGTCGAGCGAGCGATCGTCACCCTTGCGTCTGACCGCGGCCTGCTGCTGATCGGCGATCCCGGCACCGGCAAGAGCTGGCTCGCCGAGCTGCTCGCCGCCGCGATCAGCCGGGACTCGACGCTGGTCGTCCAGGGCACGGCCGGCACCACCGAGGACCACATCAAGTACTCGTGGAACGTCTCGATGGTGATCGCCAAGGGGCAGTCCAGGGAGTCGATGATCCCGTCGCCGATCATGACGGCGATGGAGCGTGGCGTGATCGGCCGGTTCGAGGAGCTGACCCGCTCGACGAGTGACGTGCAGGACGCGCTGATCTCGATCCTCTCCGAGAAGTACGTGTCGATTCCTGAACTGGACACCGACAGCATCGCGTTCGCGAAACCCGGCTTTTCGATCATCGCGACCGCGAACAGCCGGGACCGGGGCGTCAACGAGCTCTCCTCTGCACTCAAGCGGCGGTTCAACTTCATTCGCATCCCCGTCGTTACGAACAAGCGCAGCGAGGCCGACATCGTTCGGTTCCGCACCGCCGAGCTGCTGCGCCGCCATGAGATCGACCTGGACGTGCCGCCGACGCTGCTCGACATCCTGCTGCAGAGCTTCGCCGACCTCCGGGCGGCGTCCGCGGCCGCGACCAGCGACGACGAGAGGCTTGAGTCGGCGCTGTCGACGGCCGAGCAGATCGGTGTGCTCGAGGACGCGATCCTGCACAGCCGGTTCTTCGGGGATCGGGCGCTGACCGCCGGCACGCTCGCCGGCTCGCTGGTCGGTTCGCTCGCCCGGCGCAGTCCGGAGGATCTGGCAATTCTCAACAAGTACTGGCACGGCGTCGTAGAGCCGCGCAGCAAGTCCGACGGCGGGCTGTGGCCGGACTTCCTCGAAGGTGGCCGCCAGGCGATTGCCACCCTCTCGTGA